In one window of Chitinophagales bacterium DNA:
- a CDS encoding YggS family pyridoxal phosphate-dependent enzyme, with translation MPVDLITYKQILESLGSVVLVAVSKTKPNSDIEALYAAGQRDFGENYVQELVDKQASLPEDIRWHFIGHLQSNKVKYIASFVHLIHGIDSIKLLQEVNKQAIKANRVIDCLLQMHIAQEETKFGLDEEELNNILDQLHAFPHVRVRGLMGMASFTENQEQVKMEFSLLKNYFDTAKARLASPEFGTLSMGMSGDYALAIEQGSTLVRIGSLLFGARQYQ, from the coding sequence ATGCCGGTTGATTTAATTACGTATAAGCAAATTCTTGAATCCCTTGGATCGGTGGTTTTGGTTGCAGTAAGCAAGACCAAACCCAATAGCGATATTGAAGCACTTTATGCTGCTGGACAGCGAGATTTTGGCGAGAATTATGTACAGGAGCTGGTTGACAAACAAGCTAGCCTGCCGGAAGACATCCGTTGGCATTTTATTGGTCATTTGCAGAGCAATAAGGTTAAATACATTGCTTCTTTTGTTCACCTGATTCATGGTATTGACAGCATCAAGCTCTTGCAGGAAGTGAATAAGCAAGCGATTAAAGCCAATCGGGTTATTGACTGCTTACTACAAATGCACATTGCGCAGGAAGAAACCAAATTTGGTTTGGATGAGGAAGAACTCAACAATATCTTGGATCAGCTACATGCGTTTCCTCATGTGCGTGTACGTGGTTTGATGGGGATGGCATCATTCACAGAAAATCAGGAACAGGTAAAAATGGAGTTTTCACTGTTGAAAAATTATTTCGATACAGCAAAAGCTAGATTGGCATCACCCGAGTTCGGTACTTTGAGTATGGGTATGAGTGGTGATTATGCATTAGCTATCGAACAGGGTAGTACACTGGTTAGAATAGGCAGCTTGTTATTTGGCGCAAGACAGTATCAATAA
- a CDS encoding amidohydrolase encodes MRKWLFAAAGVCACTIAQAQMPANYESLVKSVTPRVVEWRRYIHENPELSNREVKTGQFIAEKLRSFGNIEVKSGVAKTGVVGVLKGGKPGPVVALRADIDALPVTERVNIPFASKVVTEFNGQKTGVMHACGHDSHVSILLGTAEVLSKLQKELPGTVVFVFQPAEEGPPAGEEGGAPVMIKEGVLDNPKVEAMFGLHINAQTEIGKIKYKPGATMASSDWFQIKVKGKQSHGSQPWGGIDPIVVSAQIIEGLQTIVSRMSNLTKAPVVISVGRINSGIRENIIPEELTMAGTIRTLDNAMQKDVHEKIRQVATKIAEASGASAEVSIDTKTLVTFNDPQLMSRMVPSLEAAAGKGHVFETEWTTGAEDFSFFAAKVPSIFFFLGGMPKGMDEKKAAPHHTPDFYIDDSMLDVGVKAFCQLVFDYAKKK; translated from the coding sequence ATGAGAAAATGGTTATTTGCAGCAGCTGGTGTTTGCGCATGCACAATTGCACAAGCACAAATGCCGGCCAATTATGAAAGCTTGGTAAAGTCAGTAACACCACGCGTAGTTGAATGGCGCAGGTATATTCATGAAAATCCTGAGCTATCCAACAGAGAAGTTAAAACCGGACAATTCATTGCAGAAAAGTTGCGCAGCTTTGGCAATATTGAAGTGAAGTCAGGTGTAGCTAAAACTGGAGTTGTGGGCGTATTGAAAGGTGGCAAGCCCGGGCCAGTTGTGGCACTACGAGCCGACATCGATGCATTGCCAGTAACTGAAAGAGTGAATATTCCATTCGCATCGAAAGTGGTGACTGAGTTTAACGGACAGAAAACCGGCGTTATGCATGCTTGTGGACATGATTCACATGTATCCATTTTGCTTGGCACTGCCGAAGTTTTGAGTAAACTGCAGAAGGAACTACCCGGTACAGTTGTATTTGTGTTTCAACCTGCAGAAGAAGGTCCTCCCGCAGGTGAAGAAGGTGGCGCACCTGTAATGATTAAAGAAGGTGTTTTAGACAATCCAAAAGTGGAAGCCATGTTTGGCTTGCATATCAATGCACAAACAGAAATTGGTAAAATCAAGTATAAGCCAGGAGCTACTATGGCCAGCAGCGATTGGTTTCAAATAAAGGTGAAAGGCAAACAATCGCATGGTTCACAGCCTTGGGGTGGTATTGACCCGATTGTTGTAAGTGCACAAATCATTGAAGGCTTACAAACCATTGTAAGTCGCATGAGTAATCTTACCAAAGCGCCTGTAGTGATTTCAGTGGGCCGTATCAACAGTGGTATCCGTGAAAACATCATTCCAGAAGAACTGACCATGGCCGGCACCATTCGTACGCTGGATAATGCCATGCAGAAAGATGTGCATGAAAAAATCCGTCAGGTTGCAACCAAAATCGCAGAAGCTTCCGGCGCTAGCGCAGAAGTTAGTATTGATACCAAAACCTTGGTAACATTCAATGATCCTCAATTGATGAGTCGCATGGTACCTTCGTTGGAAGCTGCAGCTGGTAAAGGCCATGTCTTTGAAACTGAATGGACAACCGGCGCTGAAGATTTTTCTTTCTTCGCAGCGAAAGTCCCTTCAATCTTTTTCTTCTTAGGCGGCATGCCCAAGGGAATGGATGAAAAGAAAGCAGCACCACACCATACGCCGGATTTTTACATTGATGATAGCATGCTAGATGTAGGCGTAAAAGCTTTTTGTCAATTGGTTTTTGATTATGCAAAAAAGAAATAG
- a CDS encoding serine hydrolase codes for MRRTLLLLFIFTTLLASAQPSFIKDSLDAYIQKGLTDWQVPGLSIVIVKDGKTVVLKGYGVKNINKKDPVDPQTLFFIASNSKLFTGTALAHLETLKRLSLNDPITKYFPDYQLYDATATKLVSIRDMLLHRIGTKTFQGDFTFWNTNLSSGEIMQRMRYLKTSQVFRQDYGYCNSCYLTAGSVVQAVTGRSWFDFVRDSITLPAGMTNTFISSNGIEQRQKNIATPYTTSFTNTLQPVPYDRWDNLGPAASIVSSVSDLAKWLQVQLDSGRINGKRILPWASIQKTRDVGIITSSRKSSVFPIHFRGYGLGLNVADYNGRQVYWHTGGAAGMVSNVCFVPEENLGIAILTNNDNQNFFELLRYQVLDAYLGVPYVNRSQQQLAGFNRAMADQVNEINGWKARLGKATPALPLDAYTGVYQHELYGQIAISKQDNKLFIQFKTHPNLNATLEALDKDEWLLRYNNIEYGIFTTKFVLKEQRVFSIDIRANDFVEYDAYTFIKQ; via the coding sequence ATGCGCCGTACGCTATTGCTTTTATTTATTTTCACCACCCTGCTTGCATCAGCACAGCCCAGTTTTATCAAAGACAGTTTGGATGCCTATATTCAAAAAGGCTTAACCGATTGGCAGGTACCTGGATTGTCAATTGTGATTGTGAAAGATGGTAAAACTGTAGTATTGAAGGGATATGGCGTGAAGAATATCAACAAAAAAGATCCGGTAGATCCTCAAACACTTTTCTTTATTGCCAGCAATAGCAAACTATTTACCGGTACTGCTTTGGCACATTTGGAAACATTGAAACGCTTATCATTGAATGACCCCATTACTAAATACTTTCCGGATTATCAGCTGTATGATGCAACTGCCACAAAGCTCGTGAGCATTCGTGATATGCTGCTCCACAGAATTGGCACCAAAACATTCCAGGGCGATTTTACTTTCTGGAATACCAATCTTAGTAGCGGAGAAATCATGCAACGCATGCGTTACCTGAAAACATCACAAGTATTCAGACAGGATTATGGTTATTGCAACAGTTGTTACCTTACTGCGGGGTCTGTTGTACAAGCGGTTACAGGCAGATCATGGTTTGATTTTGTTCGCGACAGCATCACATTGCCTGCAGGCATGACCAATACGTTTATCAGCTCAAACGGTATTGAGCAAAGACAAAAAAATATTGCCACACCTTATACCACTTCATTCACCAACACATTACAGCCCGTACCCTATGATCGCTGGGATAACCTTGGGCCAGCTGCAAGTATTGTTAGTTCAGTTAGTGACTTAGCTAAATGGTTGCAGGTTCAATTAGACAGTGGCAGAATCAATGGTAAAAGAATTCTACCCTGGGCAAGTATTCAGAAAACCAGAGATGTAGGAATCATTACTTCCAGCAGAAAATCGTCTGTGTTTCCCATCCATTTTCGTGGCTATGGTCTGGGTTTGAATGTGGCAGATTATAATGGCCGACAAGTATACTGGCACACAGGTGGTGCAGCAGGTATGGTAAGCAATGTTTGCTTTGTGCCGGAAGAAAACCTGGGCATTGCAATCCTCACCAATAACGATAATCAGAATTTCTTCGAGCTACTGCGTTATCAGGTTTTGGATGCTTATCTAGGTGTACCTTATGTGAACAGAAGCCAACAACAATTAGCAGGATTCAATCGAGCCATGGCTGATCAGGTCAATGAAATCAATGGATGGAAAGCAAGATTGGGTAAAGCTACTCCTGCCCTGCCTTTAGATGCTTATACCGGTGTGTATCAGCATGAATTATACGGACAAATCGCCATCAGCAAGCAAGACAATAAGCTATTCATCCAATTCAAAACACATCCCAACCTGAATGCAACATTGGAAGCGTTGGATAAAGATGAGTGGCTGTTGCGCTATAACAATATTGAGTACGGCATTTTTACTACAAAGTTTGTTTTGAAAGAACAGCGCGTATTCAGCATTGATATACGTGCCAATGATTTTGTGGAATACGATGCCTATACGTTTATCAAACAGTAA
- a CDS encoding methylmalonyl-CoA mutase yields the protein MNDKQIFTDSGIEVKQVYTAADQAAQSSALPGEFPYTRGIQPDMYRGKLWTMRQYAGFSTAEESNKRYHYLLSQGVMGLSVAFDLPTQIGYDSDHALAEGEVGKVGVAIDSIEDMKILFQGIKLEEVSTSMTINATGFILLAFYVALAKQQGADLKKIAGTIQNDILKEYAARGTYIYPPKPSMRIITDIFEWCSKELPKWNTISISGYHIREAGSTAVQEIAFTLSNGKAYVEAAIAKGLDINVFGKRLSFFFNGHNNFFEEVAKFRAARRMWAKMMKDLGATDPKAMMLRFHTQTGGSTLTAQQPLNNIARVTIQTMAAVLGGTQSLHTNGYDEALSLPTEVAARIALRTQQIVAYESGVVDTVDPLAGSYFVESLTDEVEAKAWELIAKIDAMGGSVTAIEQGFIQDEIARSAYDYQRQIENKEKIIVGVNKFQVEEHNDTPLLKIDDSIRKVQSDKLAALRAKRDATKAQACLDAISKVAKDGSNLMPVVIEAVENYCTLGEIADTLRKEFGEYR from the coding sequence ATGAACGATAAACAAATCTTTACCGATAGCGGCATTGAAGTGAAGCAGGTATACACTGCAGCAGATCAAGCAGCCCAGTCATCAGCTTTACCAGGTGAATTCCCTTATACACGCGGCATTCAGCCAGATATGTATCGCGGTAAACTCTGGACAATGCGCCAGTACGCCGGTTTCTCCACCGCTGAAGAAAGCAATAAGCGCTATCATTACCTGCTCAGTCAGGGAGTAATGGGCTTAAGCGTAGCGTTTGATCTGCCTACACAAATTGGTTACGACAGTGACCATGCACTTGCTGAAGGCGAAGTGGGTAAAGTGGGAGTTGCCATTGATAGTATTGAGGATATGAAAATTCTCTTTCAAGGCATTAAGCTGGAAGAAGTCTCCACATCCATGACCATCAATGCAACTGGCTTTATCCTATTGGCATTTTATGTAGCATTGGCGAAGCAACAAGGTGCAGACCTAAAAAAGATTGCCGGTACAATCCAGAATGATATTCTGAAGGAATATGCTGCCAGAGGCACGTATATCTATCCACCTAAACCATCTATGCGCATCATCACTGATATCTTTGAATGGTGCAGCAAGGAATTACCCAAGTGGAATACCATTTCCATCTCAGGCTACCATATCCGCGAAGCAGGGAGTACTGCAGTACAGGAAATTGCATTCACACTCAGCAATGGTAAAGCATATGTAGAAGCAGCTATTGCCAAAGGACTTGATATCAATGTATTCGGAAAGCGCCTTTCCTTCTTCTTCAATGGGCACAATAATTTCTTTGAAGAAGTGGCCAAGTTCCGCGCAGCCAGAAGAATGTGGGCCAAGATGATGAAAGACCTAGGCGCCACAGATCCTAAAGCCATGATGCTGCGTTTCCATACACAAACTGGCGGTTCAACACTAACTGCGCAACAACCACTGAACAATATTGCTCGTGTGACCATTCAAACCATGGCGGCTGTGTTGGGCGGCACGCAAAGTCTGCACACCAATGGTTATGATGAAGCCTTGAGCTTACCTACCGAAGTAGCAGCACGTATTGCCCTGCGTACACAACAGATTGTTGCCTATGAGAGTGGTGTAGTTGATACCGTGGATCCATTGGCCGGCAGCTATTTTGTAGAAAGCCTGACAGATGAAGTGGAAGCCAAAGCCTGGGAATTGATTGCCAAAATTGATGCGATGGGCGGCAGTGTTACCGCCATTGAGCAAGGCTTTATTCAGGATGAGATTGCCCGTAGTGCTTATGATTACCAACGTCAGATTGAAAACAAAGAGAAAATCATTGTTGGCGTAAATAAGTTCCAGGTAGAAGAGCATAATGATACGCCTTTGCTCAAAATTGACGACAGCATCCGAAAAGTACAATCCGATAAGCTTGCTGCACTACGTGCGAAGCGGGATGCCACCAAAGCCCAAGCTTGCCTGGATGCCATCAGCAAAGTCGCAAAAGATGGTAGTAACCTGATGCCTGTGGTGATTGAGGCCGTAGAAAACTACTGTACTTTGGGTGAAATTGCAGATACCCTGCGCAAGGAATTCGGCGAATACAGATAA
- a CDS encoding iron-sulfur cluster assembly accessory protein, giving the protein METMTATPVQFTAGAVIEIKRLMAEDGFDTTQKLRVGVKGGGCSGLSYVLGFDQQTEEDETFEFEGVPCIMNKSHQLYLFGMEIDWQGGLNSRGFTFTNPNASKTCGCGTSFSV; this is encoded by the coding sequence ATGGAAACAATGACTGCTACTCCCGTTCAATTTACAGCAGGTGCTGTAATAGAGATTAAGCGCTTAATGGCAGAAGATGGATTTGACACTACACAGAAACTACGTGTAGGTGTAAAGGGTGGTGGCTGCAGCGGTTTGAGTTATGTCTTGGGTTTTGATCAGCAAACAGAGGAAGATGAGACTTTTGAATTTGAAGGTGTTCCCTGTATCATGAATAAGAGTCATCAACTTTATTTATTTGGGATGGAAATCGATTGGCAAGGTGGCTTGAATAGCCGTGGATTTACTTTTACCAATCCCAATGCCAGCAAGACCTGCGGTTGCGGTACTTCATTTAGTGTTTAA
- the secDF gene encoding protein translocase subunit SecDF: MQLKGLVRFFAIALILICVYQLSFTWIVKSHEKELAAKADKWIKNLPSAEQKYPGNKDLQALYADSLEALRKDRLKRLQDSTKDTKIGPFGLTTYRNAKEKELLLGLDLQGGISVTMEVGMDGLIRSLANYSKDPAFNKAVEEAVKRKANGGADLITLFTEEYKKANPSAALAPLFAARSNGKVKFDATDAQVTNYLRDQATAAFNNTYRILRTRIDRFGVASPTINPDPAKGIINIELAGISDRERVRKYLQSTANLQFFEVYTFENRDIQNAVVAADKAVQDYLNGTAAVDTTTVAKADTTAKKADTSKTATLSSVAKNVKAAVDSTKFKANQNPIARLVQFTQPTQDKGKVYFPAALGYVQTTDTGLLNSYLRMDIVKNKFPNNLVFMYGKLEDDDPKTRNILTLYGIKTLDNGQAELEGDHITEAAQDYDERGRVAIKMNMDKVGANIWAKMTGRNIGKPIAIVLDNIVYSAPNVNDAITTGNSQISGSYSIKEAQDLAEILKSGKLPAPAKIVQEQGVGATLGAEAVKGGSMSFLISFIVIFALMLVYYNTGGWVANIALILNLLFTIGVLSALGFTLTAPGIAGLVLTIGMAVDTNVIIFERIKEELTKGKSYQLAVADGYKRSLAPVLDAHVTTLLTALTLFYFGLGPVLGFATTQILGILLSLFCGIMVSRLITDWYTNKNRHFEYFTGISKRIFKHAAFKFIEYRKIAYGISVVVLILGVASFFNGFDEGVEFSGGRSYTVKFDKPVNADQIREDLKKAFEEAPIVKTVDNASQLNIITAYKIKESGNNVDSLVEEKLFEGLKSHLPAGLTYKEFDTKYKQYSQTVLPTISDDLKAGAQTATIFSLLVICLYIFIRFRDWRYSLGTIVALLHDVFVTLAVFSFLKNVVPFPLEIDQHFIAAILTVIGFSMNDTVIVYDRIREDSKLYPSQSKETLINRAINETLSRTIMTSLTVFLTILILFIFGGEVTRGFAFAMLIGVVTGTYSSIFVAAPILVDFAKNRPLGKSAEKK; the protein is encoded by the coding sequence ATGCAACTGAAAGGTTTAGTGCGCTTTTTTGCGATTGCCTTGATCCTGATCTGCGTGTACCAGCTTTCCTTTACTTGGATCGTAAAAAGCCACGAGAAGGAACTTGCTGCCAAGGCCGACAAATGGATAAAGAATCTTCCTTCTGCTGAACAGAAATATCCCGGTAACAAAGACCTGCAGGCGCTGTATGCAGATAGCTTGGAAGCACTGCGTAAGGATCGTCTGAAGCGTTTACAGGATAGCACCAAGGATACCAAGATTGGTCCTTTTGGTCTTACTACATACCGTAATGCAAAAGAAAAAGAACTCTTATTGGGTCTGGATTTGCAAGGTGGTATTAGTGTGACTATGGAAGTAGGTATGGACGGATTGATTCGTTCTTTGGCCAACTATTCTAAGGATCCTGCTTTCAATAAAGCTGTTGAAGAAGCTGTAAAGCGTAAAGCAAATGGCGGTGCAGATCTGATCACACTGTTTACAGAAGAATATAAGAAAGCAAATCCTTCTGCTGCACTGGCACCTTTATTTGCTGCACGCAGTAATGGTAAAGTAAAGTTTGATGCTACTGATGCGCAAGTGACCAACTATCTGCGCGATCAAGCAACTGCTGCTTTCAATAATACTTATCGTATCCTGCGTACACGTATCGACCGTTTCGGTGTGGCTTCACCCACAATCAATCCCGATCCGGCAAAAGGTATCATCAATATTGAATTGGCTGGTATCAGTGATCGTGAACGCGTACGTAAATACTTACAGTCAACAGCTAACCTGCAGTTCTTCGAAGTATATACTTTCGAAAACAGAGATATCCAGAATGCCGTTGTTGCTGCTGACAAAGCTGTTCAGGACTACTTAAATGGTACAGCTGCAGTAGATACCACTACTGTTGCAAAAGCAGATACGACTGCGAAGAAAGCAGACACCAGTAAGACTGCTACTTTGTCAAGCGTAGCGAAGAACGTTAAAGCTGCTGTTGATTCTACTAAATTCAAAGCCAATCAGAACCCCATTGCACGTTTGGTTCAGTTTACACAACCTACACAGGATAAGGGTAAAGTCTATTTCCCCGCTGCTTTGGGTTATGTACAAACAACCGATACCGGTTTGTTGAACAGTTATCTGCGCATGGATATTGTGAAGAACAAGTTTCCCAATAACCTTGTGTTCATGTATGGCAAGCTGGAAGACGATGATCCAAAAACAAGAAATATTCTGACTTTATATGGTATCAAAACGCTGGATAATGGACAGGCAGAATTAGAAGGTGATCATATCACTGAAGCTGCCCAGGATTATGATGAGCGTGGTCGCGTTGCCATTAAAATGAATATGGACAAAGTAGGTGCGAATATTTGGGCCAAGATGACTGGTCGCAATATTGGTAAGCCTATTGCCATTGTATTGGATAATATCGTTTACTCTGCTCCTAATGTAAATGATGCAATTACAACAGGTAATTCTCAGATTAGTGGTAGCTATTCAATCAAGGAAGCACAAGATCTGGCTGAGATTCTGAAGAGTGGTAAACTGCCGGCTCCTGCCAAGATTGTACAGGAACAAGGTGTTGGTGCCACACTCGGTGCTGAAGCTGTTAAGGGTGGCTCTATGTCATTCCTCATTTCATTCATCGTCATCTTCGCCCTGATGCTGGTATATTACAATACTGGTGGTTGGGTAGCAAATATTGCCTTGATTTTGAACCTGCTGTTCACCATTGGTGTACTAAGTGCATTGGGCTTTACGCTAACTGCTCCTGGTATTGCCGGTCTTGTACTCACCATTGGTATGGCGGTAGATACCAACGTAATCATCTTTGAACGTATCAAAGAAGAACTTACCAAGGGTAAGAGCTATCAATTAGCTGTAGCTGATGGTTACAAGCGTTCTTTGGCACCTGTATTGGATGCACACGTTACTACCCTCTTAACGGCATTAACCCTGTTCTACTTTGGTCTGGGTCCTGTACTGGGCTTTGCAACAACACAGATCCTGGGTATTCTCTTATCGTTGTTCTGCGGTATCATGGTATCTCGCCTGATTACTGACTGGTACACCAATAAGAACAGACACTTCGAATATTTCACCGGTATTTCTAAGCGTATCTTCAAGCATGCAGCATTCAAGTTCATTGAATACAGAAAGATTGCTTATGGTATTTCAGTTGTTGTATTGATACTGGGTGTTGCTTCTTTCTTTAATGGATTTGATGAAGGCGTTGAATTCTCCGGTGGTCGTAGTTATACTGTGAAATTCGATAAGCCTGTAAATGCTGATCAAATCAGAGAAGACCTGAAAAAAGCATTTGAAGAAGCACCAATTGTAAAAACAGTTGATAACGCCAGCCAGTTAAACATCATTACTGCTTATAAGATTAAAGAAAGCGGCAATAACGTGGACTCTCTGGTAGAAGAGAAACTCTTTGAAGGATTGAAGAGTCACCTGCCTGCAGGTCTTACTTATAAAGAGTTTGACACCAAGTATAAGCAATACTCTCAAACAGTATTACCAACCATTTCTGATGACCTGAAAGCAGGTGCACAAACTGCAACTATTTTCTCATTGTTGGTGATATGCTTGTATATCTTCATCCGTTTCCGCGATTGGAGATATTCACTGGGTACAATCGTTGCCTTGTTGCACGACGTATTCGTAACGCTTGCAGTGTTCTCATTCCTGAAAAATGTAGTGCCTTTCCCATTGGAAATCGACCAGCATTTCATTGCGGCGATTCTTACGGTAATTGGTTTCTCGATGAATGATACTGTGATTGTGTACGACCGTATCCGTGAAGACAGCAAATTGTATCCAAGCCAGAGCAAAGAAACATTGATCAACCGTGCGATCAACGAAACATTGAGCCGTACCATCATGACTTCTTTGACGGTATTCCTGACCATCCTCATCCTCTTCATCTTTGGTGGTGAAGTAACCAGAGGCTTTGCCTTTGCGATGTTGATTGGTGTGGTTACCGGTACCTACTCTTCTATTTTTGTAGCTGCCCCAATTCTGGTGGATTTTGCCAAGAATAGACCCCTCGGTAAATCAGCTGAAAAGAAATAA
- a CDS encoding FKBP-type peptidyl-prolyl cis-trans isomerase: protein MKKGFLALIGLFTLVSFVFYSCSKEETTSCTGVSAASEKSALVSFANTNGITYTEHSSGMLYQIIAPGSGLQPNLNSRIFVTYKGTLLNGTGFDSSSNPGSTSFILRDLIQGWQIGLQQIRKGGTIKMLIPSSLGYGCNPVKKSDGSDLIPANSPLYFEMTLWDVQ from the coding sequence ATGAAAAAGGGATTTCTCGCATTAATAGGACTGTTTACATTGGTCAGCTTTGTATTTTATTCATGTAGTAAGGAAGAAACCACTTCTTGCACAGGCGTTTCAGCTGCCAGTGAGAAATCTGCCCTGGTTAGTTTTGCCAACACCAATGGCATTACCTATACAGAGCATAGTTCCGGCATGCTATATCAGATTATTGCTCCGGGCTCTGGCCTTCAGCCAAACCTGAATTCTCGCATTTTCGTTACCTACAAGGGTACTTTGCTGAATGGTACCGGATTTGACAGCTCTTCCAACCCAGGCTCTACGAGCTTTATTCTGAGAGACCTGATTCAGGGCTGGCAGATTGGTCTACAGCAGATTCGCAAGGGCGGTACCATTAAAATGCTCATCCCTTCTTCTTTGGGTTATGGCTGCAACCCGGTTAAAAAGTCAGATGGTTCAGACCTTATTCCGGCCAATTCACCCCTCTATTTTGAGATGACGCTCTGGGACGTACAATAA
- a CDS encoding lysoplasmalogenase, which translates to MNVIKKHGLLIFWIILYADCALLYFNKTAYHPLVKSALIPVLMIYLFTNSTKTRNKNSRKITILALLFSWIGDVLLTRTGDTFFLLGMVSFLTMHVLYIVYFIRLRPIRLSKFAEGFVALVVAGGASFQVLSFLKPYLGGFFYPFAGYAAVITLMGVAATNISGSKTLRSLAVSYFIPAAALFILSDAVLALDKFYFKEPFLQIVIMMTYGYAQYLFTCGFAKHFKA; encoded by the coding sequence ATGAATGTGATTAAAAAGCACGGCTTACTGATTTTCTGGATTATTCTTTATGCAGATTGTGCGCTCTTGTACTTCAATAAAACTGCTTATCATCCTTTGGTAAAATCAGCCTTGATACCTGTGCTGATGATTTATTTGTTTACCAACTCTACTAAAACAAGGAATAAGAATTCCCGAAAAATTACCATACTTGCCTTACTCTTTTCTTGGATAGGGGATGTGCTGCTAACCAGAACCGGTGATACTTTCTTCCTGCTGGGTATGGTGAGTTTTCTAACCATGCATGTATTATACATCGTTTACTTTATCAGACTTAGGCCCATCAGGCTCAGCAAATTTGCCGAAGGATTTGTTGCATTGGTGGTTGCAGGCGGCGCTTCCTTTCAAGTGCTCAGCTTCTTAAAGCCTTATTTGGGTGGTTTCTTTTATCCATTTGCAGGCTATGCTGCCGTAATCACTTTAATGGGTGTGGCTGCTACCAATATTTCCGGTAGTAAAACTTTGCGCTCATTGGCAGTTAGCTATTTTATTCCAGCAGCTGCATTATTTATTTTGTCAGATGCAGTGTTGGCATTAGATAAGTTTTACTTTAAGGAACCCTTCTTGCAGATTGTGATTATGATGACTTATGGTTATGCACAATATCTCTTCACCTGCGGATTTGCCAAGCACTTTAAAGCATAA